TCTTTACAATTAGCCATTTCGATATTTGATCGATGGCAATGACAAATAACGCTATTACATAATATATCATTTTCATTTCCCCCACAAAGACAGTGTACCTCAAAATTTTAGCATAGCTGCAACCTTTTCACAATGAACCTTTATAGAAGAATAAAATAAATTAAAAAAAGGTAATATAATATCGTTGTGCACATTTATACATTTACTTTTTCATAGAAAAATTCATGAATGGTACGAGCAGTCGGCATCGTCTTCATTTGCTTTACCGAAATTATTCTCCCTGTTTCTTCACAAATACCATACATATCTATTTCCATTTTGAATAATGCACGTTCTACATCTTTTAAATCCTCTTTTATATCATGTAATAACAGTTTTTTCTTTATCTCTTCCTTAATTTCATATCCAAGCTCTTCGCTAAACTCTGTATCATATTTGTGCATGACCTCTTTAGCGAGCCTCTCTTGTAACTCTTTTCGCATCAATTGTAATTCTTCTTTAATTTCCATATAGATTTCATTCACGTGTACATTCCTCCCAGCTGCAATGTACGATTAGTGTGTCCGAAATTTCTATGCTTACCTCACACACATTTTTCCTTCATAGGAAAGAGAGTGAAAGTTATTTCAATATATCGTCAATAAAAAAACTGACTGCACTTACGCACAGTCAGTTTTTTATTATTTTACATAGTTTTCTTTAACAACTGTTGCACAACGCTCACATAATGTTTCATGTTCAGCATCTTTACCAATTGTTTCTGAAACTACCCAACAACGTTCACATGTTTCACCAGTTGCTTGAGCAACAACAACCGTTGTATGCTCATACTTTGGTGCATCTGCTGGCGCTTCTTCCATCATGCCACCAAGTTTGTACTCAGAAACGATGAATAATTGTTTTAAGTCTTCGTTAATAGACTCTAACATATCTT
This Bacillus paramycoides DNA region includes the following protein-coding sequences:
- a CDS encoding molecular chaperone DnaK; this translates as MNEIYMEIKEELQLMRKELQERLAKEVMHKYDTEFSEELGYEIKEEIKKKLLLHDIKEDLKDVERALFKMEIDMYGICEETGRIISVKQMKTMPTARTIHEFFYEKVNV